A region from the Brassica napus cultivar Da-Ae chromosome C8, Da-Ae, whole genome shotgun sequence genome encodes:
- the LOC111213571 gene encoding ATP-dependent zinc metalloprotease FTSH 8, chloroplastic isoform X1: protein MFGNHIYNFSSKSILLLRTRNILSHLASSLSSVLENLQMAASSACLIGNGLSLHATKQRSKQFRLSSTSASPNRTSIVKASLDVNKHEARRGFFKLLLGNAAAAGVSLLKTGKANAADEQEVSSSRMSYSRFLEYLDKGRVNKVDLYENGTIAIVEAVSPELGNRIQRVRVQLPGLSQELLQKLRAKNIDFAAHNAQEDQGSPLLNLIGNLAFPVILIGGLFLLSRRSSGGGGPGGGPGFPLQIGQSKAKFQMEPNTGVTFDDVAGVDEAKQDFMEVVEFLKKPERFTAVGARIPKGVLLVGPPGTGKTLLAKAIAGEAGVPFFSISGSEFVEMFVGVGASRVRDLFKKAKENAPCIVFVDEIDAVGRQRGTGIGGGNDEREQTLNQLLTEMDGFEGNTGVIVVAATNRADILDSALLRPGRFDRQVSVDVPDVKGRTDILKVHSGNKKFENGVSLEVIAMRTPGFSGADLANLLNEAAILAGRRGKTAISSKEIDDSIDRIVAGMEGTVMTDGKSKSLVAYHEVGHAVCGTLTPGHDAVQKVTLIPRGQARGLTWFIPSDDPTLISKQQLFARIVGGLGGRAAEEVIFGEPEVTTGAVGDLQQITGLAKQMVTTFGMSEIGPWSLMDSSAQSDVIMRMMARNSMSEKLANDIDSAVKTLSDRAYEIALGHIRNNREAMDKIVEVLLEKETMSGDEFRAILSEFTEIPPENRVASSSTSTTSTPTPAPV from the exons ATGTTCGGAAACCACATCTataatttttcttcaaaatctattcTCCTTCTCCGAACAAGAAATATTCTTTCGCACCTAGCTTCTTCTTTGTCGTCTGTCTTAGAGAATCTACAG ATGGCTGCTTCATCGGCTTGTCTTATCGGGAACGGACTATCTCTCCACGCAACCAAACAAAGGTCTAAACAGTTTAGACTCTCCTCAACGTCTGCTTCACCTAACAGGACATCTATTGTGAAGGCTTCTTTAGATGTGAACAAACACGAAGCACGTAGAGGCTTCTTTAAGCTTTTACTCGGAAACGCAGCAGCAGCTGGAGTGAGCTTGCTCAAAACTGGTAAAGCAAATGCAGCAGATGAGCAAGAGGTCTCTTCGTCTAGGATGTCATACTCCAGGTTCCTCGAGTATTTAGACAAAGGAAGAGTTAACAAAGTAGATTTGTACGAGAACGGGACGATAGCCATTGTGGAAGCTGTTTCTCCTGAGCTGGGTAACAGGATCCAGCGCGTACGCGTGCAGCTACCGGGGCTGAGCCAGGAGCTTCTCCAGAAGCTGAGGGCGAAGAATATTGATTTCGCGGCACATAATGCTCAGGAAGACCAAGGCTCTCCATTGCTCAACTTGATTGGGAACCTAGCTTTCCCTGTGATTCTCATTGGCGGTTTGTTTCTTCTCTCGAGACGGTCTTCCGGTGGTGGTGGGCCTGGTGGTGGGCCTGGCTTCCCGCTTCAGATCGGTCAGTCCAAAGCCAAGTTCCAGATGGAGCCAAACACTGGTGTAACATTCGACGACGTGGCTGGTGTTGATGAAGCAAAGCAAGACTTCATGGAAGTGGTGGAGTTTCTCAAGAAGCCTGAGAGGTTCACTGCGGTCGGTGCCCGGATCCCTAAAGGCGTCCTCCTCGTTGGTCCTCCCGGTACTGGTAAAACCCTCTTGGCCAAAGCCATCGCTGGTGAAGCCGGTGTGCCTTTCTTCTCTATCTCGGGGTCTGAGTTCGTTGAGATGTTTGTCGGTGTTGGGGCCTCGAGGGTGCGTGATCTTTTCAAAAAGGCTAAAGAGAATGCGCCGTGTATTGTCTTTGTGGACGAGATTGATGCTGTTGGTAGGCAGAGAGGGACTGGGATTGGTGGAGGTAATGATGAAAGAGAGCAGACCTTGAATCAGCTCTTGACTGAGATGGATGGGTTTGAGGGTAACACTGGTGTTATTGTGGTTGCTGCTACCAATAGAGCTGATATTCTTGACTCTGCCTTGCTGAGACCAGGGCGTTTTGACCGCcag GTGTCTGTTGACGTTCCGGACGTCAAGGGAAGAACAGATATACTCAAGGTTCACTCCGGGAACAAGAAGTTTGAGAATGGTGTTTCACTTGAAGTAATAGCCATGAGAACGCCTGGATTCAGCGGAGCTGATCTTGCAAACCTCTTGAACGAGGCGGCCATATTGGCTGGACGACGTGGAAAGACAGCGATATCATCGAAAGAGATTGATGACTCGATTGATAGGATTGTAGCTGGGATGGAAGGGACTGTGATGACAGATGGGAAGAGCAAAAGCTTGGTTGCTTACCATGAAGTTGGACATGCTGTCTGTGG AACATTGACTCCAGGGCATGATGCTGTTCAAAAGGTCACGTTGATACCAAGAGGACAAGCGAGAGGTCTGACTTGGTTTATTCCCTCAGATGATCCAACTCTAATCTCTAAACAGCAGCTGTTTGCAAGAATTGTTGGTGGACTCGGTGGTAGAGCTGCTGAAGAAGTCATCTTTGGTGAGCCTGAGGTGACAACCGGCGCGGTTGGTGACTTGCAACAGATCACTGGTTTGGCTAAGCAGATGGTGACAACATTTGGGATGTCTGAAATTGGACCATGGTCGCTAATGGACTCATCAGCTCAAAGCGATGTGATCATGAGAATGATGGCAAGAAACTCAATGTCTGAGAAGCTTGCAAATGACATTGATTCAGCGGTGAAGACGCTATCAGACAGGGCGTACGAGATAGCTTTGGGACACATAAGGAACAACCGTGAAGCCATGGACAAGATTGTTGAAGTACTTCTCGAGAAAGAGACAATGTCTGGTGATGAATTCCGAGCAATACTCTCAGAATTTACAGAAATTCCTCCTGAGAACCGTGTGGCTTCTTCCTCAACGTCAACAACATCAACACCAACACCAGCTCCTGTTTGA
- the LOC111213571 gene encoding ATP-dependent zinc metalloprotease FTSH 8, chloroplastic isoform X2: MAASSACLIGNGLSLHATKQRSKQFRLSSTSASPNRTSIVKASLDVNKHEARRGFFKLLLGNAAAAGVSLLKTGKANAADEQEVSSSRMSYSRFLEYLDKGRVNKVDLYENGTIAIVEAVSPELGNRIQRVRVQLPGLSQELLQKLRAKNIDFAAHNAQEDQGSPLLNLIGNLAFPVILIGGLFLLSRRSSGGGGPGGGPGFPLQIGQSKAKFQMEPNTGVTFDDVAGVDEAKQDFMEVVEFLKKPERFTAVGARIPKGVLLVGPPGTGKTLLAKAIAGEAGVPFFSISGSEFVEMFVGVGASRVRDLFKKAKENAPCIVFVDEIDAVGRQRGTGIGGGNDEREQTLNQLLTEMDGFEGNTGVIVVAATNRADILDSALLRPGRFDRQVSVDVPDVKGRTDILKVHSGNKKFENGVSLEVIAMRTPGFSGADLANLLNEAAILAGRRGKTAISSKEIDDSIDRIVAGMEGTVMTDGKSKSLVAYHEVGHAVCGTLTPGHDAVQKVTLIPRGQARGLTWFIPSDDPTLISKQQLFARIVGGLGGRAAEEVIFGEPEVTTGAVGDLQQITGLAKQMVTTFGMSEIGPWSLMDSSAQSDVIMRMMARNSMSEKLANDIDSAVKTLSDRAYEIALGHIRNNREAMDKIVEVLLEKETMSGDEFRAILSEFTEIPPENRVASSSTSTTSTPTPAPV, from the exons ATGGCTGCTTCATCGGCTTGTCTTATCGGGAACGGACTATCTCTCCACGCAACCAAACAAAGGTCTAAACAGTTTAGACTCTCCTCAACGTCTGCTTCACCTAACAGGACATCTATTGTGAAGGCTTCTTTAGATGTGAACAAACACGAAGCACGTAGAGGCTTCTTTAAGCTTTTACTCGGAAACGCAGCAGCAGCTGGAGTGAGCTTGCTCAAAACTGGTAAAGCAAATGCAGCAGATGAGCAAGAGGTCTCTTCGTCTAGGATGTCATACTCCAGGTTCCTCGAGTATTTAGACAAAGGAAGAGTTAACAAAGTAGATTTGTACGAGAACGGGACGATAGCCATTGTGGAAGCTGTTTCTCCTGAGCTGGGTAACAGGATCCAGCGCGTACGCGTGCAGCTACCGGGGCTGAGCCAGGAGCTTCTCCAGAAGCTGAGGGCGAAGAATATTGATTTCGCGGCACATAATGCTCAGGAAGACCAAGGCTCTCCATTGCTCAACTTGATTGGGAACCTAGCTTTCCCTGTGATTCTCATTGGCGGTTTGTTTCTTCTCTCGAGACGGTCTTCCGGTGGTGGTGGGCCTGGTGGTGGGCCTGGCTTCCCGCTTCAGATCGGTCAGTCCAAAGCCAAGTTCCAGATGGAGCCAAACACTGGTGTAACATTCGACGACGTGGCTGGTGTTGATGAAGCAAAGCAAGACTTCATGGAAGTGGTGGAGTTTCTCAAGAAGCCTGAGAGGTTCACTGCGGTCGGTGCCCGGATCCCTAAAGGCGTCCTCCTCGTTGGTCCTCCCGGTACTGGTAAAACCCTCTTGGCCAAAGCCATCGCTGGTGAAGCCGGTGTGCCTTTCTTCTCTATCTCGGGGTCTGAGTTCGTTGAGATGTTTGTCGGTGTTGGGGCCTCGAGGGTGCGTGATCTTTTCAAAAAGGCTAAAGAGAATGCGCCGTGTATTGTCTTTGTGGACGAGATTGATGCTGTTGGTAGGCAGAGAGGGACTGGGATTGGTGGAGGTAATGATGAAAGAGAGCAGACCTTGAATCAGCTCTTGACTGAGATGGATGGGTTTGAGGGTAACACTGGTGTTATTGTGGTTGCTGCTACCAATAGAGCTGATATTCTTGACTCTGCCTTGCTGAGACCAGGGCGTTTTGACCGCcag GTGTCTGTTGACGTTCCGGACGTCAAGGGAAGAACAGATATACTCAAGGTTCACTCCGGGAACAAGAAGTTTGAGAATGGTGTTTCACTTGAAGTAATAGCCATGAGAACGCCTGGATTCAGCGGAGCTGATCTTGCAAACCTCTTGAACGAGGCGGCCATATTGGCTGGACGACGTGGAAAGACAGCGATATCATCGAAAGAGATTGATGACTCGATTGATAGGATTGTAGCTGGGATGGAAGGGACTGTGATGACAGATGGGAAGAGCAAAAGCTTGGTTGCTTACCATGAAGTTGGACATGCTGTCTGTGG AACATTGACTCCAGGGCATGATGCTGTTCAAAAGGTCACGTTGATACCAAGAGGACAAGCGAGAGGTCTGACTTGGTTTATTCCCTCAGATGATCCAACTCTAATCTCTAAACAGCAGCTGTTTGCAAGAATTGTTGGTGGACTCGGTGGTAGAGCTGCTGAAGAAGTCATCTTTGGTGAGCCTGAGGTGACAACCGGCGCGGTTGGTGACTTGCAACAGATCACTGGTTTGGCTAAGCAGATGGTGACAACATTTGGGATGTCTGAAATTGGACCATGGTCGCTAATGGACTCATCAGCTCAAAGCGATGTGATCATGAGAATGATGGCAAGAAACTCAATGTCTGAGAAGCTTGCAAATGACATTGATTCAGCGGTGAAGACGCTATCAGACAGGGCGTACGAGATAGCTTTGGGACACATAAGGAACAACCGTGAAGCCATGGACAAGATTGTTGAAGTACTTCTCGAGAAAGAGACAATGTCTGGTGATGAATTCCGAGCAATACTCTCAGAATTTACAGAAATTCCTCCTGAGAACCGTGTGGCTTCTTCCTCAACGTCAACAACATCAACACCAACACCAGCTCCTGTTTGA
- the LOC111213570 gene encoding probable alpha,alpha-trehalose-phosphate synthase [UDP-forming] 7 produces MISRSYTNLLDLASGNFPVMGREPRRRLPRVMTVPGNVSEFDDDQAYSVSSDNPSSVSSDRMIIVANRLPLKAERRNGSWSFTWDQDALYLQLKDGLPEDMEVLYVGSLSVDVESYEQDDVAQILLDKFKCVPTFLPPDLQSKFYDGFCKRQLWPLFHYMLPFTADHGTRFDRSLWEAYVATNKLFFQKVIEVINPDDDYVWIHDYHLMVLPTFLRRRFNRIRMGFFLHSPFPSSEIYRSLPVREEILKALLNSDLIGFHTFDYARHFLTCCSRMLGLEYQSKRGYIGLEYYGRTVGIKIMPVGINMGRIQSVMRYSEEEGKVMELRKRYEGKTVLLGIDDMDIFKGINLKLLAMEQMLNQHSNWRGRAVLVQIVNPARGKGIDIDEIRGEIEGSCKRINEEFGKPGYQPIVYIDTPVSVNEIIAYYHIAECVVVTAVRDGMNLTPYEYIVCRQGLLGSESDFNGPKKSMLVASEFIGCSPSLSGAIRVNPWNVEATGEALNEALSMRDPEKQLRHEKHFRYVSTHDVAFWSRSFLQDLERICVDHFKKRCWGMGISFGFRVVALDPNFRKLSIPCIVSDYKRAKSRAILLDYDGTLMPQNSINKAPSQEVLKFLNELCEDKKNSIFIVSGRGRESLGNWFSPCENIGIAAEHGYFLKWPGNKEWETCGQSCDFGWMQIVEPVMKQYTEATDGSSIEIKDSALVWQYRDADSGFGSLQAKEMLEHLESVLANEPVAVKSGHYIVEVKPQGVSKGSVAEKIFSSMDEKGKPVDFVLCIGDDRSDEDMFEAIGNAMSKRLLCDNALVFACTVGQKPSKAKYYLDDTMEVTSMLESLAEASEASNFSMRELDEAL; encoded by the exons ATGATATCTAGGTCGTACACGAATCTATTAGACTTGGCTTCAGGGAACTTCCCTGTAATGGGGAGAGAGCCGCGCAGGCGGCTCCCCAGGGTCATGACAGTCCCCGGAAACGTCTCCGAGTTCGACGACGATCAAGCCTATAGCGTCTCCTCGGACAACCCCTCCTCGGTCTCCTCCGATCGTATGATCATCGTCGCCAATCGTCTCCCCTTGAAGGCCGAGAGGCGAAACGGGAGCTGGAGCTTCACCTGGGATCAAGACGCGTTGTACTTGCAGCTTAAAGACGGTTTGCCTGAGGATATGGAGGTGCTATACGTCGGCTCTTTGAGCGTTGACGTGGAGTCGTATGAGCAGGATGACGTGGCGCAGATACTGTTGGATAAGTTTAAATGCGTTCCCACTTTCCTCCCGCCTGATTTGCAGTCAAAGTTCTACGACGGGTTTTGCAAGAGGCAGCTGTGGCCGCTCTTTCACTACATGCTTCCCTTTACGGCTGATCACGGCACGAGGTTTGATAGGTCGCTTTGGGAGGCTTACGTGGCGACGAACAAGCTCTTCTTCCAGAAGGTTATCGAGGTTATAAACCCTGATGATGATTACGTGTGGATTCATGACTACCATTTGATGGTCTTGCCTACTTTCCTGAGAAGACGGTTTAACCGGATCAGGATGGGTTTCTTCCTCCACAGTCCGTTCCCTTCGTCAGAGATATACAGGTCTCTCCCTGTTCGTGAAGAGATCCTCAAGGCGCTGCTAAACAGTGACCTTATTGGCTTCCACACGTTTGACTACGCTCGTCACTTCCTCACTTGCTGCAGTCGGATGCTGGGTCTTGAGTATCAGTCCAAGAGGGGATACATTGGTCTGGAGTATTACGGTAGGACTGTGGGGATAAAGATCATGCCTGTGGGGATCAACATGGGTCGGATTCAGTCGGTTATGAGATATTCAGAGGAGGAAGGTAAGGTGATGGAGCTTAGAAAGCGTTACGAAGGCAAGACAGTGTTGCTTGGTATTGATGACATGGATATCTTCAAAGGCATAAACTTGAAGCTTTTAGCGATGGAGCAAATGCTTAATCAGCACTCTAATTGGAGGGGAAGGGCTGTTTTGGTTCAGATTGTGAATCCTGCTAGGGGTAAAGGTATTGATATAGACGAGATACGCGGCGAGATTGAAGGAAGCTGCAAGAGGATCAACGAAGAGTTTGGGAAGCCTGGTTATCAGCCTATCGTGTATATTGATACTCCGGTGTCAGTAAATGAGATCATTGCTTATTACCATATCGCTGAGTGTGTAGTCGTTACAGCCGTTAGAGATGGTATGAACCTTACTCCCTATGAATATATAGTGTGCAGACAGGGTCTGCTCGGGTCTGAATCAGATTTTAATGGTCCAAAGAAGAGCATGTTGGTCGCGTCGGAGTTTATTGGGTGTTCTCCTTCGCTTAGTGGAGCTATAAGGGTAAACCCATGGAACGTGGAGGCGACCGGAGAAGCTCTGAACGAGGCCCTCTCGATGCGTGATCCTGAGAAACAACTCCGACATGAGAAACACTTCCGGTACGTTAGTACTCACGACGTTGCCTTTTGGTCGAGGAGTTTCCTGCAAGACCTGGAGAGGATATGCGTGGACCATTTCAAGAAGAGGTGTTGGGGGATGGGAATTAGTTTCGGTTTCAGAGTCGTGGCACTGGATCCTAACTTTAGAAAGCTTTCGATACCATGCATTGTGTCGGACTACAAAAGGGCGAAAAGCAGAGCGATACTGTTGGATTACGATGGCACTTTGATGCCTCAAAACTCCATCAATAAAGCTCCCAGCCAGGAAGTTCTTAAATTCTTGAACGAACTTTGCGAGGACAAGAAGAATTCTATTTTCATCGTCAGCGGAAGAGGAAGGGAAAGCTTAGGCAATTGGTTCTCTCCTTGCGAAAACATTGGGATTGCAGCTGAGCACGGATACTTCTTAAA GTGGCCAGGGAACAAAGAATGGGAAACATGTGGTCAGAGCTGTGATTTTGGTTGGATGCAGATCGTGGAGCCTGTAATGAAACAGTACACGGAAGCTACGGATGGATCTTCTATTGAAATTAAAGACAGTGCTCTGGTTTGGCAATATAGGGATGCGGATTCCGGCTTTGGTTCTTTGCAAGCGAAGGAAATGTTGGAGCATTTAGAGAGTGTTCTAGCTAATGAGCCTGTTGCAGTCAAAAGCGGCCACTACATCGTAGAAGTCAAGCCTCAG GGAGTGAGCAAAGGATCAGTGGCAGAGAAGATATTTTCATCAATGGATGAGAAAGGAAAACCTGTCGATTTCGTGCTATGTATTGGAGATGACAGATCAGACGAGGACATGTTTGAAGCGATTGGTAATGCCATGTCGAAAAGATTGCTCTGTGACAATGCTCTCGTCTTTGCATGCACGGTTGGGCAAAAGCCAAGCAAGGCTAAATATTATTTGGACGATACTATGGAAGTGACAAGCATGCTTGAATCTCTAGCTGAAGCATCAGAGGCTTCGAACTTCTCTATGCGTGAACTTGATGAAGCCCTTTGA